The following are encoded in a window of Hirundo rustica isolate bHirRus1 chromosome 23, bHirRus1.pri.v3, whole genome shotgun sequence genomic DNA:
- the PANX3 gene encoding pannexin-3: MSLSHTAAEYMLSDALLPDPSSSRAKGLRLELPSDRLLKFVTVGLPLFLVSLAFAREFSAGSQISCFSPTNFTGKQSAYTDTACWDSLIHHGFDAEGRAITKSLWALKVFPYSLLVVAVLMYLPYLLWRYAAAPALHCDLLFIIDELDKSYNRSVRLVQHMKKIQQASAEPEQFWEEYERARRERYFEFPLLERYLTCKQHAHALVVIYILRNLLLLLFLAATCLYLVFLHLNIFFQDEFSCSIKTGLLQAEPHVPQLIPCKLVFFSVFQIISLSVGSVYVLLIPVVIYNALQLCQWDKGLLSVYEMLPAFDLLSRRMLTCPLNDLNVILLFLRANISELTSFSRLNAVSALREATANKEDIDTVIDFMTLLAGLETTKPKHQACTPEAGGSTALSNGAALEPKPGVETMGKPSRDSLGSA; the protein is encoded by the exons ATGTCCCTCTCACACACGGCTGCTGAGTACATGCTCTCCGATGCTCTGCTCCCGGATCCCAGCAGTTCCCGAGCCAAGGGCTTGCGGCTGGAGCTGCCGAGCGATCGCCTGCTGAAGTTTGTCACCGTGGGGCTGCCCCTCTTCCTCGTCTCACTGGCTTTCGCCCGGGAGTTCTCTGCTG GCTCCCAGATCAGCTGCTTCTCTCCCACCAACTTCACGGGGAAGCAGTCCGCCTACACCGACACGGCTTGTTGGGACTCCCTCATCCACCATGGCTTCGACGCCGAGGGTCGTGCCATCACCAAGTCCCTCTGGGCTCTCAAG GTGTTCCCCTACTCGCTGCTGGTGGTGGCGGTGCTGATGTACCTGCCGTACCTGCTGTGGCGTTACGCTGCCGCCCCCGCCCTGCACTGCGACCTCCTCTTCATCATCGACGAGCTGGATAAATCCTACAACCGCTCCGTGCGCCTGGTGCAGCACATGAAGAAGATCCAGCAGGCCAGTGCCGAGCCGGAGCAATTCTGGGAGGAGTACGAGAG GGCCCGCCGGGAGAGGTATTTTGAGTTCCCGCTGCTGGAGCGGTACCTGACCTGCAAGCAGCACGCCCATGCCCTGGTGGTCATCTACATCCTGCggaacctgctgctgctcctgttcctggCTGCCACCTGCCTCTACCTGGTCTTTCTCCACCTTAACATCTTCTTCCAGGATGAGTTCAGCTGCTCCATCAAAACGGGGCTGCTCCAAGCGGAGCCGCACGTCCCCCAGCTCATCCCTTGCAAGCTGGTCTTCTTCTCCGTGTTCCAGATCATCAGCCTTTCAGTTGGCAGTGTCTATGTCCTCCTCATCCCCGTTGTCATCTACAACGCcttgcagctctgccagtgGGACAAGGGGCTGCTCTCTGTCTATGAGATGCTGCCTGCCTTCGACCTGCTCAGTCGCAGGATGCTCACCTGCCCCCTCAATGACCTCAACGtcatccttctcttcctccgCGCCAACATCTCCGAGCTGACCTCCTTCAGCCGCCTCAATGCCGTCAGTGCCCTGAGGGAAGCCACTGCCAACAAGGAGGACATCGACACTGTCATCGATTTCATGACGCTGTTGGCTGGGCTGGAGACCACCAAGCCCAAACACCAAGCTTGCACCCCCGAGGCCGGAGGCAGTACAGCCCTCTCCAATGGTGCAGCCCTAG AACCAAAGCCTGGAGTGGAAACGATGGGAAAACCCTCACGAGACTCGCTTGGCTCTGCCTGA
- the SIAE gene encoding sialate O-acetylesterase, with translation MAAWPLLALLALAPAPAAGGMFSFASYYGDHMVLQKKPSGAVVWGHGELGATVTVTLSGASGLVIMEKTAQVKGPSETWTVVLDPMDQGGPYALTAEQGLENVTLRDIYFGDVWLCSGQSNMAMTVLQVANASQELAAAARYPYVRIFAAAPARSDVELEDLEQIDLPWSIPTAENLGHGNFTYFSAVCWLLGRSLYEALGSPIGLVEVAWGGTPIEAWSSRRVLQACGLPEDTGSTSPHQHLSGPQMPSVLWNAMIHPLLNMTLRGVAWYQGEANTFLNTDQYNCTFPALITDWRRAFHIGSSGQTEPLLPFGFVQLSTYRRRSADDSFARLRWHQTADLGVVPNARMPSTFMAVAVDLGDEQSPYGSIHPRDKQNVAHRLLLGARAVAYGDKDLVFQGPYPTRAILEVTRGLLNVTYSQELICRQRDAQAFEVCCSSQASPCQWLPAPVVAVGSRTVTLALSGCRTLVLGLRYAWAEWPCEYQACPLYNPQGLPAPPFLLDTLPAGNAAGGRELLLLPGSP, from the exons GGGGAATGTTCAGCTTTGCCTCCTACTATGGTGACCACATGGTGCTGCAGAAGAAGCCGTCAGGGGCCGTGGTGTGGGGCCACGGGGAGCTGGGGGCCACAGTGACCGTGACTCTCTCAGGGGCCAGTGGCCTCGTCATCATGGAGAAAACAGCACAGGTTAAAG gACCTTCTGAGACTTGGACAGTTGTCCTGGACCCGATGGATCAGGGCGGTCCCTATGCCCTgacagctgagcagggcttggagAACGTGACACTGCGGGACATCTACTTTGGAGATGTGTGGCTTTGCAGTGGGCAGAGCAACATGGCAATGACAGTCCTGCAG GTGGCCAATGCCAGCCAGGAgctcgccgccgccgctcgcTATCCCTACGTGCGTATCTTTGCTGCGGCGCCTGCCCGCTCCGATGTGGAGCTGGAGGACCTGGAGCAGATTGACTTGCCATGGTCCATTCCAACGGCTG AAAACCTGGGCCACGGGAATTTCACCTACTTCTCGGCCGTGTGCTGGCTCTTGGGGCGCTCCTTGTATGAGGCTCTGGGGTCCCCCATCGGGCTGGTGGAGGTGGCCTGGGGAGGGACCCCCATCGAGGCCTGGTCCTCCCGCCGGGTTCTGCAGGCATGTGGGCTCCCGGAGGACACGGGGAG CACCTCCCCACATCAGCATCTCTCTGGCCCACAAATGCCCTCCGTGCTCTGGAACGCCATGATCCACCCGCTGCTCAACATGACCCTGCGGGGTGTCGCTTGGTACCAGG GTGAGGCCAACACCTTCCTGAACACAGACCAGTACAACTGCACCTTCCCCGCACTCATCACCGACTGGCGCCGGGCGTTCCACATTGGATCATCCGGGCAGACGGAGCCACTTCTCCCCTTCGGCTTCGTGCAG CTGTCCACCTACCGCCGTCGGAGTGCGGATGACAGCTTCGCCCGGCTCCGTTGGCACCAAACAGCCGACCTGGGGGTTGTTCCCAATGCCAGGATGCCCAGCACTTTCATGGCCGTAGCCGTGGATCTGGGCGATGAGCAGTCTCCCTATGGCAG TATCCACCCCCGGGACAAGCAGAATGTGGCGCACCGACTGCTGCtgggtgccagggctgtggcCTACGGGGACAAGGACCTCGTGTTCCAGGGTCCATATCCCACCCGCGCTATCCTGGAGGTGACCAGGGGGCTGCTGAATGTCACCTACAGCCAGGAGCTCATCTGCCGTCAGAGGGATGCACAGGCATTTGAG gtgtgctgctccagccaggctTCCCCGTGCCAGTGGCTCCCGGCACCAGTGGTGGCAGTAGGGTCCCGCACGGTGACGTTGGCCCTGAGTGGCTGCAGGACGCTGGTGCTGGGCCTGCGCTATGCCTGGGCCGAGTGGCCCTGTGAGTACCAGGCCTGCCCCCTCTACAACCCCCAGGGGCTTCCTGCACCCCCCTTCCTGCTGGAcaccctccctgcagggaatgctgccggagggagggagctgctgctcctccccggCTCCCCCTGA